From Camelina sativa cultivar DH55 chromosome 20, Cs, whole genome shotgun sequence, the proteins below share one genomic window:
- the LOC104769504 gene encoding uncharacterized protein LOC104769504: MASKRLGLFAVRSIKPRRFGSSSGDNGALQGELKNEIKKLNVAIETRNSTRKSDLSNWRDEYEDNLDKTINKLKLIQTEHTADMLKAAERKIGESKHGSREATCGSTS; encoded by the exons ATGGCATCGAAGAGGCTGGGTCTGTTTGCGGTTCGTTCGATCAAGCCTCGACGTTTTGGTTCCTCCAGTGGTGATAACGGTGCTCTTCAGGGTGAGTTAAAGAACGAGATTAAGAAGCTGAATGTCGCCATCGAAACGCGTAATTCTACACGAAAATCAGACCTTTCAAATTGGAGAGACGAGTATGAAGATAatttg GATAAAACGATTAACAAGTTGAAGTTGATTCAAACAGAGCATACGGCTGATATGTTGAAAGCGGCag AGCGAAAAATTGGAGAAAGCAAGCATGGATCTAGAGAAG CAACTTGCGGATCGACCAGCTAA